A genomic segment from Acidimicrobiales bacterium encodes:
- a CDS encoding DUF3303 family protein: MKYVVSWTPRQGGSAADNEASLKRGLDVFSKWSPAAGATFHQFLGRVDGEGGFSVVETDDPRLILGDTAKFSPFFEFHVYPVVDITDVAQIGSEAIEFRSSIS, from the coding sequence ATGAAGTATGTAGTCAGCTGGACGCCGCGTCAGGGGGGATCCGCAGCCGACAACGAAGCCTCACTGAAGCGGGGCTTGGACGTCTTCAGCAAGTGGTCGCCGGCCGCGGGAGCGACCTTCCATCAGTTCCTTGGTCGGGTTGACGGCGAGGGAGGCTTCTCGGTGGTGGAGACGGATGATCCCCGTCTCATCCTGGGTGATACGGCGAAGTTCTCGCCGTTCTTCGAGTTCCATGTCTACCCCGTGGTGGATATCACCGACGTGGCTCAGATCGGCAGTGAGGCCATCGAGTTCCGGAGCTCGATCTCCTGA
- a CDS encoding competence/damage-inducible protein A has translation MEHTQVDRSAGAVRAEVVAVGTELLLGQIVDTNSAWLGERLALAGIDSFFQTKVGDNQTRIVLALRSALARSDAVVVCGGLGPTQDDITRDAIAEVMNVRLVRDEAIVERIAAMFGSRGREMPASNLRQAEVPEGASVIPQVRGTAPGLVCPVGHKVIYAIPGVPHEMMEMAERGVIPDLQARAGTAAVILSRTLRSWGLSESKLAEMVGPRLVALDEAGGNPTIAFLASGIEGIKVRITAKATTEADARALLDAEEAEVRALLGETVFGVDDQSMEHAVGALLAERGLTLALAESVTGGLVASRLVNVPGASAWLRGSVVAYETAVKRELLGVGDGPAVSEETAREMAAGARRVLGSDVGLAVTGVAGPTPQDGVAVGTVWCGLAGPGPSLEAVRMQLPGDRERIRQFAAISVLDVLRRRMLEPAPA, from the coding sequence GTGGAACACACCCAGGTCGACCGGAGCGCGGGCGCTGTGCGGGCTGAGGTCGTCGCCGTCGGCACCGAGCTGCTGCTCGGACAGATCGTCGACACCAACTCGGCCTGGCTGGGGGAGCGGCTGGCGCTCGCCGGCATCGACTCCTTCTTCCAGACCAAGGTCGGCGACAACCAGACCCGGATCGTGCTGGCGCTTCGCTCAGCGCTGGCTCGCAGCGACGCGGTCGTCGTCTGCGGTGGCCTCGGGCCGACCCAGGACGACATCACCAGGGACGCCATCGCCGAGGTCATGAACGTGCGCCTCGTGCGCGACGAGGCGATCGTCGAGCGGATCGCAGCCATGTTCGGGTCGCGGGGGCGGGAGATGCCGGCGAGCAACCTGCGCCAAGCCGAGGTGCCCGAGGGCGCCAGCGTGATCCCGCAGGTCCGGGGGACGGCACCGGGGCTCGTCTGCCCGGTGGGCCACAAGGTGATCTACGCCATCCCGGGTGTACCGCACGAGATGATGGAGATGGCGGAGCGGGGCGTCATCCCGGACCTTCAGGCCCGCGCCGGCACTGCGGCGGTGATCCTCAGCCGCACCTTGCGTTCGTGGGGACTGTCGGAGTCCAAGCTGGCGGAGATGGTGGGGCCGCGTCTCGTCGCCCTCGACGAGGCGGGCGGGAATCCCACCATCGCCTTTCTGGCCAGCGGGATCGAGGGCATCAAGGTCCGCATCACCGCCAAGGCGACCACCGAGGCCGACGCCCGGGCGCTCCTTGATGCCGAGGAGGCGGAGGTACGAGCGCTGCTCGGCGAGACGGTGTTCGGGGTCGACGACCAGTCGATGGAGCATGCCGTGGGGGCGCTGCTCGCCGAGCGCGGCCTCACCCTGGCCCTGGCCGAGTCCGTCACCGGCGGGCTGGTGGCGTCGAGGCTGGTGAACGTGCCTGGTGCGAGCGCCTGGCTCCGGGGCTCCGTCGTCGCCTACGAAACGGCCGTCAAGCGCGAGCTGTTGGGGGTGGGCGACGGACCGGCCGTGAGCGAGGAGACGGCGCGGGAGATGGCCGCCGGAGCGCGCCGGGTCCTCGGCAGCGACGTCGGCCTCGCCGTCACCGGCGTCGCCGGTCCGACGCCCCAGGATGGCGTGGCGGTCGGCACCGTGTGGTGCGGGCTGGCCGGACCCGGGCCGTCGCTCGAGGCCGTGCGGATGCAGCTTCCCGGCGATCGGGAGCGCATCCGGCAGTTCGCCGCCATCTCGGTGCTGGATGTCCTGCGCCGGCGGATGCTCGAGCCGGCGCCCGCCTGA
- a CDS encoding CDP-alcohol phosphatidyltransferase family protein, producing MKSVGPGTYGPSALATPANAITVARLLATPVLLALVLALGASWVTVVVWAVLAGTDGLDGWVARRHGATRSGAFLDPLADKFLVVGALVALVARGEIWWLPVALIGGRELGISAYRVIVGRRGVSVPARWTGKAKAWAQDLAVGLALLPPVATHHHGLVVAVLWVAVGLTYVSGTQYMVDRRGAAQPVGAVGASGAVAGLGAQPKGAR from the coding sequence GTGAAGTCGGTGGGTCCCGGCACGTACGGGCCCTCAGCCCTGGCCACGCCGGCCAACGCCATCACCGTCGCCCGCCTGCTGGCCACGCCCGTGCTGTTGGCGCTGGTGCTCGCCCTGGGCGCATCGTGGGTGACCGTCGTCGTGTGGGCGGTCCTGGCGGGCACCGACGGCCTCGACGGCTGGGTGGCCCGCCGCCACGGGGCGACGCGCTCCGGCGCCTTCCTCGATCCGCTGGCAGACAAGTTCCTCGTGGTGGGTGCGCTGGTCGCCCTGGTCGCGCGCGGTGAGATCTGGTGGTTGCCGGTCGCGCTCATCGGCGGGCGGGAGCTGGGTATCAGCGCCTACCGGGTCATCGTCGGCCGCCGCGGGGTGTCGGTGCCGGCCCGGTGGACGGGCAAGGCGAAGGCGTGGGCCCAGGACCTGGCCGTGGGCCTCGCCCTGCTGCCGCCGGTGGCCACCCACCACCACGGCCTGGTGGTCGCCGTCCTCTGGGTGGCCGTGGGGCTGACCTACGTCTCCGGCACCCAGTACATGGTCGACCGACGCGGCGCGGCGCAGCCGGTCGGAGCCGTGGGTGCGTCGGGCGCGGTGGCCGGCCTGGGCGCCCAGCCCAAGGGGGCGAGGTGA
- the rimO gene encoding 30S ribosomal protein S12 methylthiotransferase RimO produces the protein MPRRYWLETLGCPKNDVDSAKLAGTLEGDGLLPANRPEDADLLVVNTCAFIEAAREESIETVLTMAGARRPGAEVVVTGCMAERYGDELARALPEVDRVAGFGVPVSLSAPAVPSLDLLNLGRPPASAPWAYVKVAEGCDRACGFCAIPSFRGRQRSRSEGAVLEEVEALGVREVVLVAQDLASYGRDVGRAGAIIGLIERVAELVERTRLLYLYPSELNDRLVDAICGTGVPYFDLSLQHVSRPLLRRMRRWGDGARFARRISDIRAREPSAAFRSSFIVGYPGETEEDHDRLMEFLGAVRLDWAGFFAYSEEEGTYAAGLDQRVPAGLVGERLAELSELQDLITASRRAELIGETVEVLVDRIGVGRSHREAPEIDGVVGVPDDLRPGDLVDVVVTGSAGPDLEATP, from the coding sequence GTGCCCCGGCGTTACTGGCTCGAGACTTTGGGCTGCCCCAAGAACGATGTCGACTCGGCGAAGCTGGCCGGCACCCTCGAGGGCGATGGGCTGCTACCGGCGAACCGGCCCGAGGACGCCGACCTGCTTGTCGTCAACACCTGCGCCTTCATCGAGGCCGCCCGCGAGGAGTCGATCGAGACCGTGTTGACCATGGCCGGTGCCCGACGACCAGGGGCGGAGGTCGTCGTCACGGGCTGTATGGCCGAGCGCTACGGCGACGAGCTGGCCCGCGCGCTACCCGAGGTCGATCGAGTGGCCGGCTTCGGTGTACCGGTCAGCCTGTCGGCTCCCGCCGTGCCCAGTCTCGATCTACTCAATCTCGGCCGGCCGCCGGCCAGTGCGCCATGGGCGTACGTGAAGGTGGCCGAGGGCTGCGATCGGGCGTGCGGGTTCTGCGCCATACCGTCCTTCCGGGGGCGACAGCGGTCCCGCTCCGAGGGAGCGGTGCTCGAGGAGGTGGAGGCCCTCGGGGTGCGCGAGGTCGTGCTGGTCGCCCAGGATCTCGCCTCGTACGGAAGGGACGTGGGGCGGGCCGGCGCCATCATCGGGCTGATCGAACGCGTCGCCGAGCTCGTCGAGCGGACGCGCCTGCTGTACCTCTACCCGTCGGAGTTGAACGATCGCCTGGTCGATGCCATCTGCGGCACGGGCGTGCCCTACTTCGACCTGTCCCTCCAGCACGTCTCCAGGCCCCTCCTGCGGCGGATGCGCCGGTGGGGCGACGGCGCGCGCTTTGCCCGCCGCATCTCCGACATCCGGGCCCGCGAGCCCTCGGCGGCCTTCCGCTCCTCGTTCATCGTCGGTTACCCGGGGGAGACCGAAGAGGACCACGACCGGCTGATGGAGTTCCTGGGCGCGGTCCGACTGGACTGGGCCGGCTTCTTCGCCTACTCGGAAGAGGAGGGCACCTATGCGGCCGGCCTCGACCAGCGGGTGCCGGCTGGCCTGGTGGGCGAGCGCCTGGCCGAGCTGTCGGAGCTGCAGGACCTGATCACGGCCAGCCGTCGGGCCGAGCTGATCGGCGAGACCGTCGAGGTGCTGGTCGATCGGATCGGTGTCGGACGCTCCCACCGCGAGGCGCCCGAGATCGACGGCGTCGTGGGCGTACCCGATGATCTCCGCCCCGGAGACCTCGTCGACGTGGTGGTCACCGGGTCGGCCGGGCCCGACCTGGAGGCGACGCCGTGA
- the hppD gene encoding 4-hydroxyphenylpyruvate dioxygenase: MSAIELEGWDHVELWVGNARQAAHFFAGGLGFEVVAYAGPETGVSDRASYVLEQGALRLVVTGALQASSPIAAHHRAHGDGVRSLAFAVTDAAAAYDAALARGAVGIAGPRTDEDDSGKLVTATIAAYGDTEHTFVERTAYSGAFAPGFESRRLPPPPEGATVGLRSFDHVVANVGPGDLGCWVEFYEQVLGFERLVHFGDDQISTEFSALMSTVVWDGSRVVLPINEPAQGQRRSQIQEFLDFYGCPGVQHLALATDDIVATVDALRRRGLRFLDVPADYYDDLRRRLGDLDLPWEELRRLGILVDRDEDGHLLQIFSENVGDRPTLFLEIIQRQGARGFGVGNFKALFEAIEAEQARRGNL, encoded by the coding sequence ATGAGCGCCATCGAGCTGGAGGGATGGGATCACGTCGAGCTCTGGGTCGGCAACGCCCGCCAGGCCGCGCACTTCTTCGCGGGCGGGCTCGGCTTCGAGGTGGTGGCCTACGCCGGTCCCGAGACAGGCGTGTCTGACCGGGCTTCTTACGTCCTCGAGCAGGGCGCCCTCCGGCTGGTCGTGACGGGCGCCCTCCAGGCGTCGTCGCCGATCGCCGCTCACCACCGCGCCCACGGTGACGGGGTGCGTTCGCTGGCATTCGCCGTGACCGACGCGGCGGCCGCCTATGACGCGGCGCTGGCACGCGGCGCGGTCGGCATCGCTGGTCCGCGCACCGACGAGGACGACAGCGGCAAGCTGGTGACGGCGACGATCGCCGCCTATGGCGACACCGAGCACACCTTCGTGGAGCGGACCGCCTACTCCGGCGCCTTCGCCCCCGGCTTCGAGTCCCGCCGGCTTCCTCCTCCGCCGGAAGGTGCGACGGTGGGGTTGCGCAGCTTCGATCACGTCGTGGCCAACGTGGGACCGGGTGACCTCGGTTGCTGGGTCGAGTTCTACGAGCAGGTGCTGGGCTTCGAGCGCCTGGTGCACTTCGGCGACGACCAGATCTCCACCGAGTTTTCGGCGCTGATGTCGACCGTGGTGTGGGACGGATCCCGGGTCGTGCTTCCCATCAACGAGCCCGCCCAGGGTCAGCGGCGGAGCCAGATCCAGGAGTTCCTCGATTTCTACGGCTGTCCCGGTGTCCAGCATCTGGCCCTGGCCACCGACGACATCGTCGCCACCGTGGACGCCCTGCGACGGCGCGGCCTGCGCTTCCTCGACGTCCCGGCCGACTATTACGACGACCTGCGCCGGCGTCTCGGCGACCTCGACCTGCCGTGGGAGGAGCTCAGGCGCCTCGGCATCCTCGTCGACCGCGACGAGGACGGTCACCTGCTGCAGATCTTTTCCGAGAACGTCGGCGATCGTCCGACGCTGTTCCTGGAGATCATCCAGCGCCAGGGGGCCCGGGGCTTCGGGGTCGGCAACTTCAAGGCCCTCTTCGAGGCGATCGAGGCGGAGCAGGCCAGACGGGGCAACCTGTAG
- a CDS encoding Lrp/AsnC family transcriptional regulator — protein sequence MLARTIDRLDARLIGLLAEAPRAGVLELARRLHVARGTVQARLDKLVSRGVVTGFGPDLHLGALGYEVTAFVNLEITQGRLGDVVDHLRKVPEVLEAHAITGPGDLHCRVAARTNEHLQDIINHILEAQGIGRSTTVIALSEQIAYRALPLVATLADDDK from the coding sequence GTGTTGGCCAGGACGATCGATCGCTTGGACGCCCGCCTCATCGGACTGCTGGCCGAGGCGCCGAGGGCCGGCGTCCTCGAGCTGGCCCGCCGCCTCCACGTCGCCCGGGGCACGGTGCAGGCGAGGCTGGACAAGTTGGTGAGCCGGGGAGTGGTCACCGGCTTCGGCCCCGACCTCCACCTCGGTGCGCTCGGCTACGAGGTCACCGCCTTCGTCAACCTGGAGATCACCCAGGGCCGTCTCGGCGACGTCGTCGACCACCTGCGCAAGGTCCCCGAGGTGCTCGAAGCCCACGCCATCACCGGGCCGGGCGACCTGCACTGTCGGGTGGCGGCCCGCACCAACGAGCACCTCCAGGACATCATCAACCACATCCTCGAGGCGCAGGGCATCGGCCGCAGCACGACGGTGATCGCCCTGTCCGAGCAGATCGCCTACCGCGCCCTGCCCCTCGTCGCCACGCTGGCCGACGACGACAAATGA
- a CDS encoding homogentisate 1,2-dioxygenase has product MSSLPPQWVKGRASRQAHADLPTGTVEEEHGREGFAGAASHLYRLHPPTGWTAISGPLRPMALDANRLDDPGDGTPSVLLVNDDLRIGWWTRPATDATWFFRDADGDVLYLVHEGEGRLATEYGPLAYRPGDYLLVPRSTTHRFEPVSTTRLLTIEALGGTIGLPDRGLLGRHALFDPAVVEVPEPVAHDDKGDYRVRVLREGVVSEIRYPFHPLDVVGWKGDLAPLRLAAGDFRPVVSERYHLPPSAHTTFVGNGFVVATFAPRPLERDPATLSVPFYHRNVDVDEVIFYHRGEFFSRAGISAGMLTFHPHGVHHGPQPAAVRRAEERGPGGYADEIAVNVDARRPLHTTPVAEAITVEGYEQSWQATS; this is encoded by the coding sequence GTGTCATCACTGCCACCCCAATGGGTGAAGGGCCGTGCCTCTCGTCAGGCCCACGCCGATCTGCCGACCGGAACGGTGGAGGAGGAGCACGGCCGGGAGGGTTTCGCCGGCGCGGCCAGCCACCTCTACCGTCTGCACCCGCCAACGGGCTGGACCGCCATCTCCGGCCCCCTGCGGCCGATGGCGCTCGATGCCAATCGGTTGGACGATCCGGGTGACGGCACTCCCTCGGTGCTGCTCGTGAACGACGACTTGCGCATCGGATGGTGGACCAGACCGGCGACGGACGCGACCTGGTTCTTCCGGGACGCCGACGGTGACGTGCTCTACCTGGTGCATGAAGGCGAAGGGAGACTCGCGACCGAGTACGGCCCCCTCGCCTACCGACCCGGCGACTACCTGCTGGTGCCCCGGAGCACGACCCATCGCTTCGAGCCGGTGAGCACGACGCGGCTGCTGACCATCGAGGCGTTGGGCGGGACCATCGGACTTCCGGACCGGGGCCTGCTTGGTCGGCACGCCCTCTTCGACCCTGCCGTGGTCGAAGTGCCCGAGCCCGTGGCGCACGACGACAAGGGCGACTACCGCGTGCGCGTGCTGCGGGAGGGGGTCGTCAGCGAGATCCGGTACCCCTTCCATCCCCTCGACGTCGTGGGCTGGAAGGGCGACCTGGCCCCGCTCCGGCTGGCGGCGGGTGATTTCCGCCCTGTCGTGTCGGAGCGCTACCACCTTCCGCCCTCGGCCCATACCACGTTCGTCGGGAACGGCTTCGTGGTGGCTACGTTCGCGCCCCGCCCGCTGGAGCGCGATCCCGCCACCCTCAGCGTGCCCTTCTACCACCGCAACGTCGACGTGGACGAGGTGATCTTCTACCACCGGGGCGAGTTCTTCAGTCGGGCCGGCATCTCGGCGGGGATGCTCACCTTCCACCCGCACGGCGTCCACCACGGTCCTCAGCCCGCGGCCGTGCGGCGGGCCGAAGAGCGCGGCCCCGGCGGCTACGCGGACGAGATCGCTGTCAACGTCGACGCCCGCCGTCCGCTCCACACGACCCCGGTCGCCGAGGCCATCACCGTCGAGGGCTACGAGCAGTCGTGGCAGGCGACCAGCTGA
- the queF gene encoding preQ(1) synthase has translation MPTSPSKELVALENPRPGRDYEIRFETPELTCLCPMTGQPDFATVTLTYVPAASIVELKSLKLYLWSYRDEGAFHEEVTNRILDDLVAAVGPKRMTVRTDWLVRGGIHSVVEATHP, from the coding sequence GTGCCGACCTCCCCGTCGAAGGAGCTCGTGGCCCTGGAGAACCCGCGGCCGGGTCGTGACTACGAGATCCGCTTCGAGACGCCCGAGCTCACCTGCCTGTGCCCGATGACGGGCCAGCCTGACTTCGCGACGGTCACCCTCACCTACGTGCCCGCCGCCTCGATCGTCGAGCTCAAGTCGCTCAAGCTCTACTTGTGGAGCTACCGCGACGAGGGCGCCTTCCACGAGGAGGTCACCAATCGCATTCTCGACGACCTGGTTGCCGCCGTGGGCCCGAAGCGGATGACCGTGCGCACCGACTGGCTCGTCCGGGGCGGCATTCACTCGGTGGTGGAAGCCACTCACCCGTGA
- a CDS encoding iron-containing redox enzyme family protein, with protein sequence MTEVREFRDIRRGGAVEGVPVDAFMASLEALQAEVATARNHVWERVADGRLSVDLVRRLAKEYYFLGKWYTTEFGSLVANAPDTDALDLDSSEHHFHWLQNLADETGFAGDRNHVDMKVEWARQLGITDEELLAYRPLPETIGSVFTSLYYMRRSYEEGLAAFGWAGERFAASTGYAKMMYEGLRDHYGADVENFKVHAYAEEDHGDKADYLLRRVVITADQQRRVRRAVEHVLVLRNSRTVALNRWLEEPGALRS encoded by the coding sequence ATGACCGAGGTCCGGGAGTTCAGAGACATCAGGCGCGGCGGGGCCGTCGAGGGAGTGCCCGTCGATGCGTTCATGGCCAGTCTCGAGGCCCTGCAGGCCGAGGTGGCGACGGCCCGCAACCACGTATGGGAGCGGGTGGCCGACGGGAGATTGTCCGTCGATCTGGTGAGGCGCCTGGCCAAGGAGTACTACTTCCTGGGGAAGTGGTACACCACCGAGTTCGGGTCACTGGTGGCCAACGCGCCGGACACCGATGCCCTCGACCTCGACTCGAGCGAGCACCACTTCCACTGGCTGCAGAACCTGGCCGACGAGACCGGCTTCGCCGGCGACCGCAACCACGTGGACATGAAGGTCGAGTGGGCGCGGCAGCTGGGCATCACCGACGAGGAGCTCCTGGCCTACCGCCCGCTGCCGGAGACCATCGGGTCGGTCTTCACCAGCCTGTACTACATGCGGCGTTCCTACGAAGAAGGGCTGGCTGCCTTCGGTTGGGCGGGGGAGCGGTTCGCCGCCTCCACCGGCTACGCCAAGATGATGTACGAGGGCCTCCGCGACCACTATGGCGCCGACGTCGAGAACTTCAAGGTCCACGCCTACGCCGAGGAGGACCACGGCGACAAGGCCGACTACCTGCTGCGCAGGGTCGTGATCACGGCCGATCAGCAGCGTCGCGTGCGGCGTGCCGTCGAGCACGTCCTCGTCCTGCGCAACTCCAGGACCGTCGCCTTGAACCGCTGGCTCGAGGAGCCGGGGGCGCTCCGCTCGTAG
- a CDS encoding gluconate 2-dehydrogenase subunit 3 family protein codes for MGRGVAEWTSISSSWPVAAAASPPGPDQRSRLVPVHLSSAEHAVVGAACERLIPADESPGAAAAGAADYIDALLGAFRFDPPRIWAGGPFSGRAGGRAGFGDFVPLDPLDELAWRTRIEGSRGRVEREWNGPVIGLQEQYEAGIAALGLDFAGLGAGDQDARLDAAPEFRSLLYEHACEAMYGPPEYGGNRDLVGWRSIGFEGDVQPRGWTAAEVSEP; via the coding sequence GTGGGACGGGGAGTAGCCGAATGGACGTCGATCTCGTCGAGCTGGCCGGTCGCCGCGGCCGCCTCACCGCCCGGGCCTGACCAGCGGAGCCGCCTCGTGCCCGTCCACCTCAGCAGCGCTGAGCACGCCGTCGTCGGCGCCGCCTGCGAGCGCCTGATCCCGGCCGACGAGTCACCGGGGGCGGCCGCGGCCGGGGCAGCCGACTACATCGACGCCCTGCTGGGGGCGTTTCGCTTCGACCCGCCCCGCATCTGGGCCGGGGGGCCGTTCTCGGGCCGCGCCGGGGGAAGAGCGGGGTTCGGCGACTTCGTTCCCCTCGACCCACTGGACGAGCTCGCCTGGCGGACGCGCATCGAGGGCTCGCGGGGCCGAGTCGAGCGGGAGTGGAACGGCCCCGTGATCGGGCTCCAGGAGCAGTACGAGGCGGGGATCGCGGCCCTCGGGCTCGACTTCGCCGGGCTGGGGGCAGGAGACCAGGATGCGCGCCTGGACGCGGCGCCCGAGTTCCGGTCGCTGCTCTACGAGCACGCCTGCGAGGCGATGTACGGCCCCCCGGAGTACGGGGGCAACCGCGACCTCGTCGGCTGGCGGTCCATCGGCTTCGAGGGCGACGTCCAACCGAGGGGCTGGACTGCCGCCGAGGTGTCGGAGCCGTGA
- a CDS encoding GMC family oxidoreductase, with protein sequence MNGRDLDADAVIVGSGPGGATAADVLTAAGWSVIVLEKGRNHLLDLEPPYGLKGDFSNDEIKFGRRHFLGPDPLLEPRAFRRAEGDGDHLLVGEVNNLPSGLGGGAVHADAKMPRFREVDFRLLSERGPIDGADLADWPLDYADLEPCYAEAERLVGVAGEAGINPFESWRSGPYPMPPGPDMYGAILSADAATRLGYHPYRAPTGVNSTDYDGRPACNNCGFCGQYGCPIHAKGDAVSSLRRALRSGRCEIRARAMVTDVAVDGSGRRARSVRYLDAGGDVHEVTAGHVVLAAGAFETPRLLLRTGIANSSGLVGRLLMFHFQTYVAASFPFSLHPNRGRTVTHHHDDFVAPNGDDLAAARRAGLPWFSGGTVEHGGGTGPITEALNCPPGSLHKELMRSSMLRDRLWVFTMQGEDMPQAANRVDLHPSVHDIHGLPAGRVTYSPHRHELAASDHWGPKLEAIHTEAGASWTARTTSPPTDEDSAAAMGWTPISRHVMGTCRMGTDPRTSVVDPYGRFHDVENMICTDSSVFVTSSGYNPTLTIVALAIRASRALVDGGTASRGEDRAAVRR encoded by the coding sequence GTGAACGGGCGCGACCTGGACGCCGACGCCGTCATCGTGGGCAGCGGGCCCGGCGGCGCCACCGCCGCCGACGTGCTCACCGCGGCCGGGTGGAGCGTCATCGTGCTGGAGAAGGGCCGCAACCACCTGCTCGACCTCGAGCCTCCCTACGGCCTCAAGGGCGACTTCTCCAACGACGAGATCAAGTTCGGGCGCCGCCACTTCCTCGGCCCGGATCCCCTTCTCGAGCCCCGGGCCTTCCGGAGGGCCGAGGGCGACGGCGACCACCTCCTGGTGGGTGAGGTGAACAACCTCCCCTCCGGCCTAGGCGGCGGCGCGGTGCACGCCGACGCCAAGATGCCGCGCTTTCGCGAGGTGGACTTCCGCCTGCTGTCCGAGCGCGGCCCGATCGACGGCGCCGACCTGGCCGACTGGCCGCTCGACTACGCCGATCTCGAGCCCTGCTACGCCGAGGCCGAGCGTCTCGTGGGAGTCGCCGGCGAGGCTGGGATCAACCCCTTCGAGTCCTGGCGGTCCGGGCCCTATCCGATGCCTCCCGGGCCCGACATGTACGGAGCGATTCTGTCGGCCGACGCTGCAACCCGCTTGGGCTACCACCCCTACCGGGCACCCACCGGGGTCAACAGCACGGACTACGACGGACGGCCGGCGTGCAACAACTGCGGGTTCTGCGGGCAGTACGGCTGCCCGATCCACGCCAAGGGAGACGCGGTGTCCTCGTTGCGCCGAGCCCTGCGCAGCGGGCGGTGCGAGATCCGTGCCCGGGCAATGGTCACCGATGTCGCCGTCGACGGATCGGGTCGACGGGCGCGGTCCGTGCGCTACCTCGACGCCGGCGGCGACGTCCACGAGGTGACGGCCGGCCACGTCGTGCTCGCCGCCGGCGCCTTCGAGACGCCCCGCCTGCTGCTTCGCACCGGGATCGCCAACTCCTCGGGTCTGGTCGGAAGGCTCCTGATGTTCCACTTCCAGACCTATGTGGCGGCGTCGTTTCCGTTCAGCCTCCATCCGAACCGGGGTCGAACCGTCACGCACCACCACGACGACTTCGTGGCTCCGAACGGCGACGACCTCGCCGCCGCCCGGCGGGCGGGCCTCCCCTGGTTCAGCGGCGGCACGGTCGAGCATGGTGGCGGCACGGGCCCCATCACCGAGGCACTCAACTGCCCGCCAGGCTCGCTCCACAAGGAGCTCATGCGCTCGTCGATGCTGCGCGATCGGCTGTGGGTCTTCACCATGCAGGGCGAGGACATGCCCCAAGCCGCCAACCGCGTCGACCTCCATCCCTCGGTGCACGACATCCACGGTCTGCCGGCAGGCCGGGTGACCTACTCGCCGCACCGCCACGAGCTGGCCGCCTCCGACCACTGGGGACCGAAGCTGGAGGCCATCCACACCGAGGCGGGAGCTTCCTGGACCGCAAGAACCACCTCGCCCCCGACGGACGAGGACTCGGCCGCCGCCATGGGGTGGACCCCGATCAGCCGCCACGTCATGGGCACCTGCCGCATGGGGACCGACCCGCGCACGAGTGTCGTAGACCCTTATGGTCGGTTCCACGACGTGGAGAACATGATCTGCACCGACTCGTCGGTCTTCGTCACCTCTTCGGGCTACAACCCAACCCTCACGATCGTCGCCCTCGCCATCAGGGCGAGCAGGGCGCTGGTCGATGGCGGTACTGCTAGCCGCGGGGAAGACCGAGCAGCCGTTCGCCGATGA